DNA from Cryptosporangium phraense:
CAGCGATACCCGTCGTTTCGGTGTCCACCGTCCGCCGGAGAAGCGGAAGCGTCTGCGCGCGGTGGGGGTGCTCGGCGCGGCCGTGGTCGCGGTGGTGTCAGGCGCGGGCGGGGTCGGCTCGGTGTCGCCCGGGCCCGGTGTCGTTTCACTCATACCGTCAGCGTCGGCGGCGGCTCTAAGAGGGTCTGACTCGTGTGAATAAGAAAGCGCTAAGAGCGGTGAGGACGCGAGCTAGGCGGCTAGTTGGACCCGGGGATTCCGCTGCGTCGTCCAGCAGACGAGCCCGACCGGCAGGACCATCCAGCAGGACAGAAAGCGATAGATCAGTACGGCCGCGGTGGCGGGCGCCAACGGCGCACCGGCCGTGGTGAGCGCGAGAATCAGGCTGGCCTCGATGACGCCGACGCCTCCCGGCGTGATCGGGATCTGGCGGACGAGCTGCGCGGCGAGGTATCCGGCGACCACCGCGTGGGCCGGGACGGTGAGGTCGACCGCGTGCAGGGCGGCGAGCAGACACGCCAAATCGGTGAGCCAGTTGACGATCGCCAGCGCGAGCACTCCGAGCCAGCGGCGCGGGGGAACGGTCCGGGCCAGCGCGGTGGTCTCGCGCACCGCGCGGACGACGCGCCCGGCCCGGGACGAGGGCAGCGCCGTGCTCGGCCCGCCTGCCCGCTGCGGACGCCGGGAGTAGGCCCACCCGACCAGCAGCACGAGCGCTCCGGCGAGTACACCGGCCAGCATCCGCGCTCCGAGGCTCAGCCAGCTCAGCGCGTCCCCGCCGTAGAGGACCAGCAATCCCGCGGTCGAGGCGACACCGGACAGGACCATGACCGCGGCGGCGACCGACTTGCTCGCTCCGCGGACACAGAACTGCTGGAAGGTATAGCCCGCCGAGACGACCGAGCCGGCCGGCAGCGCGGAGGACATCGCGGTGTGCGCGTAGGTCACCGCCAGTGAGACCAGCGCCGACATCCGCACCCCGAACCCGGCGAGCAGATGGCGCTGCTGTTCGGCGAACGCCGCCATCGAGAGCACCTGGAGCACCAGGGCGGCGGCGAGCCAGATCGGGCTGGCCTGCCGCAGCACCGCCCACGCCGAGGCCGCGTCCGGCAGGTGACCGCGCAGCTCCACGACCGCGAGCGCGACTCCGACGACCACCAGCATCAGCCGTAGCCAGCGACGGAACCGGTTCGGGACGCGGTGCATGGACGGATCCGATCCTGTGCGGGAGCTGGACGTTCCCCAGGTTCGGCACCGACCGTGAGAAGCGTGCGCGCGGCAGCCTAAGAAACGGATGAAGATCGCGCGCACGGCAGCCGGATGGCTATCACGGTGCCGTGCGGCGGCACGGAATCGACCATGACCGTCCCACCGTGTTGCGCCGCGGTCTGTGCGACGATCGCCAGGCCCAGGCCCGATCCGGGTGTCCCGCGGGCGGCCGTGGCTCGGTAGAAGCGCTCGAAGACGTGCGGCTGGTCGACGGGGTCGATGCCTGGACCGTCGTCGGTCACGGTGAGCAGGCACCCGTCGGCGTCGACGCGCAGTTCGGTGCGAACCGTCCCGCCCGGCGGGCTCCATTTGGCGGCGTTGTCCAACACGTTGACCGCCATTCGCTCCAGCTCGCCCGGCCGGCCCGAGATCACGGCGGAGCCCAGCTCGGCGGTGAACGTGAGGCCAGGTGCCCGGATGCGCACGCGGTTCACCGCGGCCGCGACCACGTCGGCCAGGTCGACCGGCTCGATCTCCTCCCGGGTGGTGTCCTCGCGGGCCAGGTCGACGAGCTCGGTCGTGAGCGTGGCCAACTCGGCCACCTGCGCGTCCAGATCACGCAGCAGGTTCGCCCGTTCCTCCGGTGGGAGCCGGTGGGCGCGCTCCGGGTGGCGTTCCACGGCCAGTAGGAGCTCGATGTTGGTGCGGATGCTGGTCAGCGGCGTCCGCAGTTCGTGTCCGGCGTCCTCGACGAGGCTGCGCTGCGCACGGCGGGAACTCTCGATCGCAGTGAGCATCGTGTTCACCGACCGGCCGAGCCTCGCTATCTCGTCGTCACCGGCGACCGGGACCGGACGGGTGAGGTCGGTCGTGGCCGCGACCTCCTCGACCGCCGTCGTCAATTCCTGGACCGGTCGGAGGCCGGCTCGGGCGACCACCCGACCGAGCCACACCGCGCCTCCGACGCCGAGCAGGGTCGCGACGGCCAGCGCGACCCCGAACATCGTCAGCGTGTTGTTCCCCGGGTCTTCGTTGACCGCGACCTGCACCGCGCCTCCACCGGTCGCCGGCACGGTCAGCATCCGGTAGCTGTCGCCGTCGAGCGTCACGTCTTCCTGCACCGATCGACGCTGACCGGCGGCGACCCGGCGGGCGTCGGCGCTGATCGGCAACCCGACGCTGGAGTCGGTCAGGACGCCGCCGGCCGCGTCGAGGATCTGCCAGCGGGGACCGAGCTGGTGCCGTCCGCGGTGGCCGCCCTCCGGTCGGCCGTCTACCTCGGGCAGCGTCGCCGAACCAGCCAGCCACTGCTGCGGCTGCGCCGCGATCGCGTCCGCGTCGGTGGTCAGCTCGGACTGCACCTGGTGCTGCTGGATCTCCGCGACGGCCAGCCAGGAGGCCATCGCCAGACACACGACCGCCCCACCCACCGCAACGGTGATCAACAGCGACAGGCGCGTGTGCAGCGTCCGCGAGCGCCACCACCGCGCGAGTGCGGTCACAGTGGCTCCTCCCGGAGTACGAACCCGACGCCGCGCACGGTGTGCAGCAGTCGGGGGGCGCCGTCCTCCTCCAGCTTCCGGCGCAGATAGCCCAGGTAGACATGCACGCTGTTGGACGTCTCACCGAAGTCGTAGCCCCAGACCCGCTCGAACAACACCGACCGGGTCAACACCTGCCGCGGGTTCCGCAGGAACACTTCGAGGATCGAGAACTCGGTGCGGGTCAGCCGTACCGGCCGCTCGCCTCGCCACACCTCGCGGGTACCAGGATTCAGCCGAAGGTCCGCGAACGTCAGCGCCCCTTCCCCCGCCACGGCCACGGCCGGCTCGGAGGCAAGAGCCGGTTCAGCAGCGGAACTCGGCCCGGAGGAGAGCAACGAGCGACGCAGCAGCGCCCGCAGCCGGGCCAGCAACTCCTGCAGCGCGAAAGGCTTGACCAGGTAGTCGTCGGCACCGGCATCG
Protein-coding regions in this window:
- a CDS encoding response regulator transcription factor → MRILVVDDDEAVRNSLARTLRFEGHEVETARDGLAALAAVASVEPDAMILDVSMPELDGLETCRRLRAEGVLLPVLMLTARDSVGDRVAGLDAGADDYLVKPFALQELLARLRALLRRSLLSSGPSSAAEPALASEPAVAVAGEGALTFADLRLNPGTREVWRGERPVRLTRTEFSILEVFLRNPRQVLTRSVLFERVWGYDFGETSNSVHVYLGYLRRKLEEDGAPRLLHTVRGVGFVLREEPL
- a CDS encoding HAMP domain-containing sensor histidine kinase, with the protein product MTALARWWRSRTLHTRLSLLITVAVGGAVVCLAMASWLAVAEIQQHQVQSELTTDADAIAAQPQQWLAGSATLPEVDGRPEGGHRGRHQLGPRWQILDAAGGVLTDSSVGLPISADARRVAAGQRRSVQEDVTLDGDSYRMLTVPATGGGAVQVAVNEDPGNNTLTMFGVALAVATLLGVGGAVWLGRVVARAGLRPVQELTTAVEEVAATTDLTRPVPVAGDDEIARLGRSVNTMLTAIESSRRAQRSLVEDAGHELRTPLTSIRTNIELLLAVERHPERAHRLPPEERANLLRDLDAQVAELATLTTELVDLAREDTTREEIEPVDLADVVAAAVNRVRIRAPGLTFTAELGSAVISGRPGELERMAVNVLDNAAKWSPPGGTVRTELRVDADGCLLTVTDDGPGIDPVDQPHVFERFYRATAARGTPGSGLGLAIVAQTAAQHGGTVMVDSVPPHGTVIAIRLPCARSSSVS
- a CDS encoding lysylphosphatidylglycerol synthase transmembrane domain-containing protein, whose amino-acid sequence is MHRVPNRFRRWLRLMLVVVGVALAVVELRGHLPDAASAWAVLRQASPIWLAAALVLQVLSMAAFAEQQRHLLAGFGVRMSALVSLAVTYAHTAMSSALPAGSVVSAGYTFQQFCVRGASKSVAAAVMVLSGVASTAGLLVLYGGDALSWLSLGARMLAGVLAGALVLLVGWAYSRRPQRAGGPSTALPSSRAGRVVRAVRETTALARTVPPRRWLGVLALAIVNWLTDLACLLAALHAVDLTVPAHAVVAGYLAAQLVRQIPITPGGVGVIEASLILALTTAGAPLAPATAAVLIYRFLSCWMVLPVGLVCWTTQRNPRVQLAA